A window of Corvus cornix cornix isolate S_Up_H32 chromosome 4, ASM73873v5, whole genome shotgun sequence contains these coding sequences:
- the BTC gene encoding probetacellulin, which yields MEAAAAAPAPGGGPGTLLLCLALASGLAFFVGADTNVTAGHGTEGLTCGSAKGCTGNGTQLRRQGHFSRCPEEYQHYCVKGRCRFLVAEQAPGCVCERGYTGARCERVDLFYLRGDQGQIVIISLIAAIVTLIILVVGICLCSHHCRRQRRKRKAEEMETLNKDSPSRSEDVRETGIA from the exons atggaggcggcggcggcggccccggccccgggcggcggccccggtaccctgctgctctgcctggccctCGCCTCCG GCTTGGCATTCTTCGTGGGAGCCGACACCAACGTCACCGCCGGCCACGGCACGGAGGGGCTCACCTGCGGCAGCGCCAAGGGATGCACAG GGAACGGGACGCAGCTGCGGCGGCAGGGCCACTTCTCCCGGTGCCCGGAGGAGTACCAGCACTACTGCGTCAAAGGGAGGTGCCGCTTCCTCGTGGCCGAGCAGGCACCGGGTTGTGT GTGCGAGCGAGGCTACACCGGTGCTCGCTGCGAGAGGGTGGATCTGTTCTACCTGCGAGGGGACCAGGGCCAGATCGTCATCATCTCCCTGATCGCCGCCATCGTCACCCTCATCATCCTCGTCGTCGGCATCTGCCTCTGCAGTCA CCACTGTCGGAGGCAGCGTaggaagagaaaggcagaagagatgGAGACATTAAACAAGGATTCACCTTCCAGAAGCGAAGACGTGCGGGAAACGGGCATCGCGTGA
- the PARM1 gene encoding prostate androgen-regulated mucin-like protein 1, whose protein sequence is MGCYCRLLFLALLLLPAGLGDDSPESPLSPISPPFLWGGVPVKPDSRDADVPTPAPGQPSLPLSTGPSGDGTSSRPVEGDGHNATTPVAALSPAPVSVTESSTATTDGASSPSPGPPTLETSPTLRTANTASLARSMMDLGAASSPTGTAAPSPPSSLPTSDPSSPPRMGLSPTPVLVSPGATQPPLLTKDVPSLGTLAMASSLAMEPTSPPVTVMSPTQAEATASEKTTGVTMEEVPRALSAGSIVAITVTVIVVVVLVFGAAAYLKIRHSSYGRLLDDHDYGSWGNYNNPLYDDS, encoded by the exons ATGGGCTGCTACTGCCGCCTCCTCTTCCtcgccctcctcctcctcccggcAG GACTGGGCGATGACTCCCCGGAATCACCCCTCAGCCCCATCAGCCCCCCCTTCCTCTGGGGGGGTGTCCCAGTGAAACCAGATTCCAGGGATGCAGATGTCCCCACTCCAGCTCCAGGCCAGCCCTCGTTGCCCTTGTCCACGGGACCTTCCGGAGATGGGACGTCCTCCAGACCTGTGGAGGGGGATGGCCACAATGCCACCACCCCTGTGGCAGCACTGTCCCCTGCTCCTGTCTCCGTCACCGAGAGCTCCACGGCCACAACAGACGgagcctccagccccagcccagggccacCCACCTTGGAGACATCCCCAACTCTCCGGACAGCAAACACTGCCAGCCTGGCAAGAAGCATGATGGATTTGGGGGCAGCTTCCAGCCCCACGGGCACAGCTGCACCATcacctccctcttcccttcccaccagTGATCCCTCCTCACCTCCCAGGATGGGCTTGTCCCCAACACCTGTCCTCGTGAGCCCTGGCGCTACCCAGCCGCCGCTGCTGACCAAGGACGTCCCTTCCCTGGGGACGCTGGCCATGGCATCGAGCCTGGCCATGGAGCCAACATCCCCCCCAGTGACTGTGATGAGCCCCACCCAAGCCGAGGCCACGGCCTCCGAGAAAACCACCGGAGTCACCATGGAGGAGGTCCCGCGTGCGCTGAGTGCAG GGAGCATCGTGGCCATAACCGTGACGGTCATcgtggtggtggtgctggtgttCGGGGCAGCCGCGTACCTCAAGATCAG GCACTCCTCCTATGGAAGGCTGTTGGACGACCACGACTATGGCTCCTGGGGCAACTACAACAACCCTCTCTATGATGATTCCTAG
- the RCHY1 gene encoding RING finger and CHY zinc finger domain-containing protein 1: MAMVAGAEGCEQGCEQGCEQGCEHYRRGCRLRAPCCGKLYPCRLCHDGAEEHQLDRFRVSEVQCVRCRLLQKAQQRCEGCDSLFGEYYCDICHLFDRDKKQYHCEECGICRIGPKEDFFHCSKCNLCLSLSLRGKHKCIENVSRQDCPICLEDIHTSRVGAHVLPCGHLLHRTCYDEMLKEGYRCPLCMHSALDMTRYWRQLDNEVAQTPMPAEYQNMMVEILCNDCNARSTVQFHLLGMKCQNCESYNTAQDGRCRLSLEEQ; encoded by the exons atGGCCATGGTGGCGGGGGCGGAGGGATGCGAGCAGGGATGCGAGCAGGGATGCGAGCAGGGATGCGAGCACTACCGGCGGGGCTGCCGGCTGCGG GCGCCGTGCTGCGGGAAGCTGTACCCGTGCCGGCTGTGCCACGACGGCGCCGAGGAGCACCAGCTGGACCGGTTCCGGGTGTCCGAGGTGCAGTGCGTCCGCTGCCGCCTCCTGCAGAAG GCCCAGCAGCGCTGCGAGGGCTGTGACAGCCTCTTTGGCGAGTACTACTGCGACATCTGCCACCTGTTTGACCGTGACAAGAAGCAGTACCACTGCGAGGAGTGCGGCATCTGCAG GATTGGCCCCAAGGAGGATTTCTTCCACTGCTCCAAGTGCAATTTGTGCCTGAGCCTGAGTCTCCGAGGAAAGCACAAG TGTATTGAAAATGTCTCCAGGCAGGACTGTCCGATATGTTTGGAG GATATTCACACGTCTCGTGTTGGAGCCCATGTTCTGCCGTGTGGTCACCTTCTTCACAG aaCATGTTATGATGAAATGCTGAAGGA AGGCTACAGGTGTCCTTTGTGCATGCACTCGGCGTTGGACATGACCAGGTACTGGCGCCAGCTGGACAACGAAGTGGCGCAGACTCCCATGCCCGCGGAGTACCAGAACATGATGGTGGAG ATCCTCTGCAACGACTGCAATGCCCGCTCCACGGTGCAGTTCCACCTCCTGGGCATGAAGTGCCAGAACTGCGAGTCGTACAACACGGCCCAGGACGGGCGCTGCCGGCTGTCCTTGGAGGAGCAGTGA
- the CDKL2 gene encoding cyclin-dependent kinase-like 2 isoform X2: protein MDKYQVLGLVGEGSYGVVTKCRNRENGQIVAVKKFLESDDDAAVRKIALREIKLLKQLRHENLVNLLDVCKRKKRWYLVFEFVDHTVLDDLEASPNGLDYDRVRKYLFQIMRGIAFCHSHNIIHRDIKPENILVSQSGVVKLCDFGFARPLATSGEVYTDYVATRWYRAPELLVGDSKYGRPVDVWAIGSLITEMLTGEPLFPGDSDIDQLFHITKCLGNLIPRQQELFYKNPLFAGMKLPEVKELESLEKRYPKLPAAALDLAKECLQIDPDKRPSCAELLQGDFFNKDGFAERFTQELKQKIQKDARDQQFQKKSKIGKKDKNDVLEERKMISVQDFSMGPRSKDGKLIKTKPSKADAEKADQSSRLGFIFDSAINPLKFSPQTTLKDSSSSLDYAKSPGTVIPPINQSFSPTFGTGSVPGSLNYRLDEKSKKYLNPLLKARKPSPVGRCNVSLTPVTNEKPILQASKKKWEFPKADVRLPELNHLPELRGREAWHPRFLKKESRTFAESRVPSLAAIDLHNSSLASQQVTGQWEQSI from the exons atggACAAGTAccaggtgctggggctggtgggggaAGGCAGCTACGGGGTGGTGACCAAGTGCAGGAACAGGGAGAACGGGCAGATCGTGGCCGTCAAGAAGTTCCTGGAGAGCGACGACGACGCGGCGGTGAGGAAAATAGCCCTGAGGGAAATCAAACTGCTCAAG CAACTCAGGCACGAGAATCTGGTGAACCTGCTGGACGTGTGTAAAAGGAAGAAGCGGTGGTACCTGGTATTTGAATTTGTGGATCACACGGTGCTTGATGACCTCGAGGCCTCTCCCAACGGTCTGGACTACGACAGGGTTCGGAAATACTTATTTCAGATTATGAGAGGAATTGCCTTTTGTCACAGTCATAAT ATAATCCATCGGGATATTAAGCCAGAAAACATACTGGTTTCCCAGTCGGGAGTTGTCAAACTCTGCGACTTCGGATTTGCCCGGCCCTTGGCAACTTCCGGGGAAGTTTACACGGACTACGTGGCGACCCGCTGGTACAGAGCCCcggagctgctggtgggagaCAGCAAGTATGGCAG gcCTGTGGACGTGTGGGCTATTGGCTCCCTGATAACAGAAATGCTTACAGGAGAGCCCCTTTTCCCTGGAGACTCAGACATTGACCAGCTCTTCCATATCACCAAGTGCCTGG GTAACTTAATTCCAAGACAACAGGAGTTATTCTATAAAAACCCTCTCTTTGCTGGCATGAAGTTGCCTGAGGTGAAGGAGCTCGAATCCCTGGAGAAACGCTATCCCAAACTCCCTGCTGCCGCACTGGATTTAGCCAAG GAGTGCTTGCAGATTGACCCAGACAAGAGACCATCCTGCGCTGAACTCCTGCAGGGAGATTTCTTCAACAAGGACGGCTTTGCTGAAAG ATTTACTCAGGAGCTTAAACAAAAGATCCAGAAAGATGCCAGAGACCAACAGttccaaaaaaaatccaaaatcggcaaaaaggacaaaaatgatgttttagaagaaagaaaaatgatcaGTGTTCAG GATTTCAGCATGGGCCCAAGGAGCAAAGATGGAAAGCTGATAAAGACCAAGCCCTCTAAAGCTGATGCAGAGAAAGCAGATCAATCCTCCAGGCTGGGCTTCATCTTCGACAGTGCAATCAACCCACTTAAATTCAGCCCTCAGACCACCCTGAAagattccagcagcagcttggacTACGCCAAGAGCCCAGGCACAGTTATCCCTCCCATCAACCAGAGCTTCTCTCCTACGTTTGGGACGGGTTCTGTGCCTGGGAGCCTTAATTACAG ACTTGatgaaaagagtaaaaaatacttGAACCCATTGCTAAAGGCACGGAAGCCTTCTCCAGTGGGCCGTTGCAATGTCAGCTTGACACCG GTTACTAATGAAAAACCCATTCTTCAGGCAAGTAAGAAGAAATGGGAATTCCCCAAGGCAGATGTGCGTTTGCCAGAACTAAATCATCTCCCCGAGCTGAGAGGACGGGAAG CTTGGCATCCCagatttctgaaaaaggaaagtagAACGTTTGCAGAGTCCCGAGTCCCCTCCCTCGCTGCTATCGACCTTCATAACTCAAGTCTGGCTTCACAGCAG GTGACTGGACAGTGGGAACAATCCATCTGA
- the CDKL2 gene encoding cyclin-dependent kinase-like 2 isoform X1: MDKYQVLGLVGEGSYGVVTKCRNRENGQIVAVKKFLESDDDAAVRKIALREIKLLKQLRHENLVNLLDVCKRKKRWYLVFEFVDHTVLDDLEASPNGLDYDRVRKYLFQIMRGIAFCHSHNIIHRDIKPENILVSQSGVVKLCDFGFARPLATSGEVYTDYVATRWYRAPELLVGDSKYGRPVDVWAIGSLITEMLTGEPLFPGDSDIDQLFHITKCLGNLIPRQQELFYKNPLFAGMKLPEVKELESLEKRYPKLPAAALDLAKECLQIDPDKRPSCAELLQGDFFNKDGFAERFTQELKQKIQKDARDQQFQKKSKIGKKDKNDVLEERKMISVQDFSMGPRSKDGKLIKTKPSKADAEKADQSSRLGFIFDSAINPLKFSPQTTLKDSSSSLDYAKSPGTVIPPINQSFSPTFGTGSVPGSLNYRLDEKSKKYLNPLLKARKPSPVGRCNVSLTPVTNEKPILQASKKKWEFPKADVRLPELNHLPELRGREAWHPRFLKKESRTFAESRVPSLAAIDLHNSSLASQQLSGTLVPDALEANFPRVEH, translated from the exons atggACAAGTAccaggtgctggggctggtgggggaAGGCAGCTACGGGGTGGTGACCAAGTGCAGGAACAGGGAGAACGGGCAGATCGTGGCCGTCAAGAAGTTCCTGGAGAGCGACGACGACGCGGCGGTGAGGAAAATAGCCCTGAGGGAAATCAAACTGCTCAAG CAACTCAGGCACGAGAATCTGGTGAACCTGCTGGACGTGTGTAAAAGGAAGAAGCGGTGGTACCTGGTATTTGAATTTGTGGATCACACGGTGCTTGATGACCTCGAGGCCTCTCCCAACGGTCTGGACTACGACAGGGTTCGGAAATACTTATTTCAGATTATGAGAGGAATTGCCTTTTGTCACAGTCATAAT ATAATCCATCGGGATATTAAGCCAGAAAACATACTGGTTTCCCAGTCGGGAGTTGTCAAACTCTGCGACTTCGGATTTGCCCGGCCCTTGGCAACTTCCGGGGAAGTTTACACGGACTACGTGGCGACCCGCTGGTACAGAGCCCcggagctgctggtgggagaCAGCAAGTATGGCAG gcCTGTGGACGTGTGGGCTATTGGCTCCCTGATAACAGAAATGCTTACAGGAGAGCCCCTTTTCCCTGGAGACTCAGACATTGACCAGCTCTTCCATATCACCAAGTGCCTGG GTAACTTAATTCCAAGACAACAGGAGTTATTCTATAAAAACCCTCTCTTTGCTGGCATGAAGTTGCCTGAGGTGAAGGAGCTCGAATCCCTGGAGAAACGCTATCCCAAACTCCCTGCTGCCGCACTGGATTTAGCCAAG GAGTGCTTGCAGATTGACCCAGACAAGAGACCATCCTGCGCTGAACTCCTGCAGGGAGATTTCTTCAACAAGGACGGCTTTGCTGAAAG ATTTACTCAGGAGCTTAAACAAAAGATCCAGAAAGATGCCAGAGACCAACAGttccaaaaaaaatccaaaatcggcaaaaaggacaaaaatgatgttttagaagaaagaaaaatgatcaGTGTTCAG GATTTCAGCATGGGCCCAAGGAGCAAAGATGGAAAGCTGATAAAGACCAAGCCCTCTAAAGCTGATGCAGAGAAAGCAGATCAATCCTCCAGGCTGGGCTTCATCTTCGACAGTGCAATCAACCCACTTAAATTCAGCCCTCAGACCACCCTGAAagattccagcagcagcttggacTACGCCAAGAGCCCAGGCACAGTTATCCCTCCCATCAACCAGAGCTTCTCTCCTACGTTTGGGACGGGTTCTGTGCCTGGGAGCCTTAATTACAG ACTTGatgaaaagagtaaaaaatacttGAACCCATTGCTAAAGGCACGGAAGCCTTCTCCAGTGGGCCGTTGCAATGTCAGCTTGACACCG GTTACTAATGAAAAACCCATTCTTCAGGCAAGTAAGAAGAAATGGGAATTCCCCAAGGCAGATGTGCGTTTGCCAGAACTAAATCATCTCCCCGAGCTGAGAGGACGGGAAG CTTGGCATCCCagatttctgaaaaaggaaagtagAACGTTTGCAGAGTCCCGAGTCCCCTCCCTCGCTGCTATCGACCTTCATAACTCAAGTCTGGCTTCACAGCAG CTGTCAGGGACCTTGGTGCCGGATGCATTAGAAGCCAACTTCCCCAGGGTCGAGCACTAG